The Streptomyces sp. NBC_00691 genome has a segment encoding these proteins:
- a CDS encoding molybdopterin-dependent oxidoreductase has product MSFEIQVNGRPFATEPRSGQCLRTYLRECGWFGVKKGCDAGDCGACTVHVDGAPVHSCLYPALRAEGRSVTTVEGLASRDGELHPVQQRFLDAQGYQCGFCTAGFLMTTAALEAERGSAHDDGKLDDLPRAFKGNICRCTGYRAIEDAVRGVKHTERPCAGQAVGRNVAAPAGPQVVTGTARYTFDVEVPGLLHMKLLRSPHPHARILAIDTSAALRVPGVHAVLTHEDAPATLYSSARHEHPTEDPDDTRVLDDVVRYVGQRVAAVVADSEQAAEEGCRRVEVTYEELPYVTDPEEAMRPGAPVLHAGKGPEVRIARVENNVAGEVHGEIGSVEQGFAEADVVYEETFRTQRVQHASLETHGCVAYFEPKDGEGAGAGERLTVRSSTQTPFLTRRALCALYDLPEDEVRVVAGRVGGGFGGKQEMLTEDIVVLAALKLRRPVKLEYTRAEQFYGATTRHPFTIGIKVGARADGTLTAVQMRVVSDTGAYGNHGPAVMFHSVGESFAVYRAPHKKVDAFSVYTNAVPAGAFRGYGLGQVTFAVESVMDELARRLGMDPLVLREKNIIGPGEGMHSPIGEEEDLYIASYGLDQCLSVVRKALDEDRSAEDAPEGWLVGQGTAMAMIATGPPGGHYADARVSLLEDGTYDIAVGTAEFGNGTTTVHKQITAGALNTTEDRLTVRQSDTDVVRHDTGAFGSAGTVVAGKAVLLAATSLAERLRTLAARHTGTARHLCVLGADSVECAGRTVTLKELYEAGHALGAAEELAADGHWGGSPRSVAFNAQWFRLAVDPGSGEIRILRSVHAADAGKVMNPMQCRGQVEGGVAQALGATLFETVRLDERGEVTTAAFRRYRLPQYADVPRTEVHFTETSDAIGPLGAKSMSESPFNPVGPAFANALRDATGIRFTELPVTRDRVWIALDRRARSEV; this is encoded by the coding sequence ATGAGCTTCGAGATCCAGGTCAACGGCCGCCCGTTCGCCACCGAGCCGCGCTCCGGCCAGTGTCTGCGCACCTATCTCCGCGAGTGCGGCTGGTTCGGCGTGAAGAAGGGCTGCGACGCGGGCGACTGCGGGGCGTGCACGGTCCACGTCGACGGGGCGCCCGTGCACAGCTGTCTCTACCCCGCCCTGCGGGCGGAGGGCCGGTCCGTCACCACGGTGGAGGGGCTGGCCTCCCGGGACGGCGAACTCCACCCCGTCCAGCAGAGGTTCCTCGACGCGCAGGGGTACCAGTGCGGCTTCTGCACGGCCGGTTTCCTGATGACGACGGCCGCCCTGGAGGCCGAGCGGGGTTCGGCGCACGACGACGGCAAGCTCGACGATCTCCCCCGCGCCTTCAAGGGCAACATCTGCCGCTGCACCGGCTACCGGGCGATCGAGGACGCCGTCCGTGGCGTGAAGCACACCGAACGGCCCTGCGCGGGACAGGCGGTGGGCCGCAACGTGGCCGCCCCGGCCGGTCCGCAGGTCGTGACGGGCACCGCCCGTTACACCTTCGACGTCGAGGTGCCGGGCCTGCTCCACATGAAGCTGCTGCGTTCCCCGCACCCGCACGCCCGGATCCTCGCGATCGACACCTCCGCCGCGCTCCGGGTCCCCGGCGTCCACGCCGTGCTGACCCATGAGGACGCCCCGGCGACCCTGTACTCCTCCGCCCGGCACGAGCATCCCACCGAGGATCCCGACGACACCCGGGTCCTGGACGACGTCGTCCGGTACGTCGGGCAGCGGGTCGCCGCCGTCGTCGCCGACAGCGAGCAGGCCGCCGAGGAGGGCTGCCGCCGCGTCGAGGTGACGTACGAGGAACTCCCGTACGTCACCGACCCGGAGGAGGCGATGCGCCCCGGCGCGCCCGTCCTGCACGCCGGCAAGGGGCCGGAGGTGCGGATCGCCCGGGTCGAGAACAACGTCGCCGGCGAGGTGCACGGCGAGATCGGATCCGTCGAGCAGGGCTTCGCCGAGGCCGACGTCGTGTACGAGGAGACCTTCCGCACCCAGCGCGTGCAGCACGCCAGCCTGGAGACGCACGGCTGCGTCGCGTACTTCGAGCCGAAGGACGGCGAGGGGGCCGGCGCGGGCGAGCGCCTCACCGTGCGCTCCTCCACCCAGACGCCGTTCCTGACGCGGCGGGCCCTCTGCGCGCTGTACGACCTGCCGGAGGACGAGGTGCGGGTGGTCGCCGGCCGGGTCGGCGGCGGTTTCGGCGGCAAGCAGGAGATGCTCACCGAGGACATCGTGGTGCTGGCGGCGCTGAAGCTGCGCCGGCCGGTGAAGCTGGAGTACACCCGGGCCGAGCAGTTCTACGGGGCCACCACCCGGCACCCGTTCACCATCGGCATCAAGGTGGGCGCCCGCGCCGACGGGACGCTGACCGCCGTCCAGATGCGTGTCGTGTCCGACACCGGGGCGTACGGCAACCACGGCCCCGCGGTGATGTTCCACAGCGTCGGCGAGTCCTTCGCCGTCTACCGCGCCCCGCACAAGAAGGTCGACGCCTTCTCCGTCTACACCAACGCCGTCCCGGCGGGCGCCTTCCGCGGCTACGGCCTCGGCCAGGTCACCTTCGCCGTGGAGTCCGTGATGGACGAACTGGCCCGCCGCCTCGGCATGGATCCCCTCGTCCTCCGGGAGAAGAACATCATCGGGCCCGGCGAGGGCATGCACAGCCCGATCGGCGAGGAGGAGGACCTGTACATCGCCTCCTACGGCCTCGACCAGTGCCTGTCGGTCGTCCGTAAGGCGCTCGACGAGGACCGCAGCGCCGAGGACGCGCCGGAGGGCTGGCTGGTCGGCCAGGGCACCGCGATGGCGATGATCGCCACAGGACCGCCCGGCGGCCACTACGCCGACGCCCGGGTGTCGCTCCTGGAGGACGGCACGTACGACATCGCCGTCGGCACCGCCGAGTTCGGCAACGGCACCACCACCGTCCACAAGCAGATCACCGCGGGGGCCCTGAACACCACCGAGGACCGGCTCACCGTCCGCCAGTCCGACACCGACGTCGTCCGCCACGACACCGGCGCCTTCGGCTCCGCGGGCACCGTCGTCGCCGGCAAGGCCGTCCTGCTCGCCGCGACCTCCCTCGCCGAACGGCTCAGGACCCTCGCCGCCCGCCACACCGGCACGGCCCGCCACCTGTGCGTGCTCGGCGCCGATTCCGTCGAGTGCGCCGGCCGTACGGTGACCCTCAAGGAGCTGTACGAGGCCGGGCACGCGCTCGGCGCGGCGGAGGAGCTGGCGGCCGACGGGCACTGGGGCGGCTCGCCGCGCTCGGTGGCCTTCAACGCCCAGTGGTTCCGCCTCGCGGTCGACCCCGGCTCCGGCGAGATCCGCATCCTGCGCAGTGTGCACGCCGCCGACGCGGGCAAGGTCATGAATCCGATGCAGTGCCGCGGCCAGGTGGAGGGCGGCGTCGCCCAGGCGCTGGGCGCGACCCTCTTCGAGACCGTGCGGCTGGACGAGCGCGGCGAGGTCACCACGGCCGCGTTCCGCCGCTACCGGCTTCCCCAGTACGCGGACGTGCCCCGCACCGAGGTCCACTTCACGGAGACGTCCGACGCGATCGGCCCGCTCGGGGCGAAGTCCATGAGCGAGAGTCCGTTCAACCCGGTGGGCCCCGCGTTCGCCAACGCCCTGCGGGACGCCACGGGCATCCGCTTCACCGAGCTGCCGGTGACCCGCGACCGCGTCTGGATCGCCCTCGACCGCCGCGCGAGGTCCGAGGTCTGA
- a CDS encoding FAD binding domain-containing protein produces MDLNTITDVRDARLREPWRPGDAWLGGGTYLFSEPQPRLRRLVDLSRMGWEPLTRHADGSLEIAATCTITQLSRFGRRLLGSPAAPLFEQCCRAFLASFKIWNMATVGGNLCNGLPAGPMISLTAALDGSCLLQAQDGSTREVKVADFIRGAGVKDLAAGELLRSVTLPGRALECRTAFRQASLYGLGRSGALVIGALDPVDGSLAVTVTAATTRPFRFWFPLPPTAEHLRTTIDAAVSGSEWFDDIHGLPEWRQHMGLRLAEEVRRELTAPTPSHASEEGAR; encoded by the coding sequence ATGGACCTGAACACGATCACGGACGTGAGGGACGCGCGGCTGCGCGAGCCCTGGCGTCCCGGCGACGCGTGGCTGGGGGGCGGGACGTACCTGTTCTCCGAGCCCCAGCCGCGGCTGCGGCGGCTGGTCGATCTGAGCCGGATGGGCTGGGAGCCGCTCACCCGTCACGCGGACGGTTCGCTGGAGATCGCCGCGACGTGCACGATCACCCAGCTGTCCCGCTTCGGCCGGCGTCTCCTCGGCTCCCCCGCGGCGCCGCTCTTCGAGCAGTGCTGCCGGGCCTTCCTCGCCTCGTTCAAGATCTGGAACATGGCCACCGTCGGCGGGAACCTCTGCAACGGCCTCCCGGCCGGGCCGATGATCTCGCTCACCGCCGCCCTGGACGGCAGCTGCCTGCTCCAGGCGCAGGACGGCTCGACGCGCGAGGTGAAGGTGGCCGATTTCATCCGGGGCGCCGGCGTGAAGGACCTCGCGGCCGGGGAGCTGCTCCGCTCGGTGACGCTGCCCGGGCGCGCGCTGGAGTGCCGTACGGCCTTCCGGCAGGCGTCGTTGTACGGGCTCGGCCGGTCGGGCGCCCTGGTGATCGGGGCGCTCGACCCGGTGGACGGCTCGCTCGCGGTGACGGTGACCGCGGCCACCACCCGCCCGTTCCGGTTCTGGTTCCCGCTGCCGCCCACCGCGGAGCACCTCCGGACCACGATCGACGCCGCGGTGTCGGGCTCCGAGTGGTTCGACGACATCCACGGACTGCCCGAGTGGCGGCAGCACATGGGCCTGCGCCTCGCCGAGGAGGTCCGCCGCGAACTGACCGCGCCCACCCCGTCCCACGCCTCCGAGGAAGGTGCCCGATGA
- a CDS encoding PucR family transcriptional regulator, which produces MHVDHLLRLDRLDLSLVWGDESLLGQEIAGVTATDLEDPERFLQPGEVVLSGLVWWTPDGAPAKTDHFVSALRRAGAVALLAGEETHGHVPRELADACRRHRVALIAVPPHTGFRAITEAVYLRQWGELSRRPSGHHALPENVRLDLDRALESGATAGELLDRAFAHLGSPACHLLTASGRTVTRTGDAAELPARAAVEALRGGQGTTLRVEAESTDFDTWYLHLPEEGQVPPRVLQEISELLGRHRRRQDRAREARGPAAAQLVEAIGALRVDTDHLRGALASCGLGDRAAYTVVVAALEPNGAGGADGVAALTEALGHLPSAAFAVGPCAGDEVAAVLAHEADTTDDTRERLREVWPLIQACRPESTWRAGLSTRVSTPAELDTALTQARYALAAARTTTRPAPRVAGLRDLDGLALLLVGIPAAVREVYRATVLGALLGGGRSGTMLLDTLEVFLAHDCSWTRTAEALHIHVNTVHYRVERIETLTGRDLSRLDDRVDLSAALLCH; this is translated from the coding sequence ATGCACGTCGACCACCTCCTCCGGCTCGACCGCCTGGACCTCTCCCTCGTCTGGGGCGACGAGTCACTCCTCGGCCAGGAGATCGCCGGGGTCACCGCGACCGACCTGGAGGACCCGGAGCGCTTTCTCCAGCCGGGCGAGGTCGTGCTGAGCGGACTCGTGTGGTGGACCCCGGACGGCGCGCCGGCCAAGACCGACCACTTCGTGTCCGCCCTGCGCCGGGCCGGAGCGGTGGCCCTCCTCGCCGGCGAGGAGACCCACGGCCACGTGCCGCGCGAACTCGCCGACGCCTGCCGCAGGCACCGCGTCGCCCTCATCGCCGTCCCCCCGCACACCGGCTTCCGGGCCATCACCGAAGCCGTCTACCTCCGGCAGTGGGGCGAACTCAGCCGCCGCCCCAGCGGGCACCACGCCCTCCCCGAGAACGTCCGCCTGGACCTCGACCGCGCCCTGGAGAGCGGGGCGACGGCCGGTGAACTGCTCGACCGGGCCTTCGCCCATCTCGGCTCACCCGCCTGCCACCTGCTCACCGCCAGCGGCCGTACCGTCACCCGCACCGGCGACGCGGCCGAACTCCCCGCCCGGGCGGCCGTGGAGGCGCTGCGCGGCGGACAGGGCACGACGCTGCGCGTCGAGGCCGAGAGCACGGACTTCGACACCTGGTACCTGCACCTGCCCGAGGAGGGGCAGGTGCCGCCGAGGGTCCTCCAGGAGATATCCGAGCTCCTCGGCCGCCACCGGCGCCGCCAGGACCGGGCCCGGGAGGCCCGCGGCCCCGCCGCCGCCCAGCTGGTGGAGGCGATCGGCGCGTTGCGCGTCGACACCGACCACCTGCGGGGCGCACTGGCCTCCTGCGGTCTGGGCGACCGGGCGGCGTACACGGTGGTCGTCGCGGCCCTCGAACCGAACGGCGCCGGCGGGGCCGACGGGGTCGCCGCGCTCACCGAGGCCCTCGGTCACCTGCCGTCCGCCGCCTTCGCCGTCGGCCCGTGCGCCGGCGACGAGGTGGCGGCGGTCCTCGCCCACGAGGCCGACACCACCGACGACACGAGGGAACGCCTGCGGGAGGTGTGGCCCCTGATCCAGGCCTGCCGCCCGGAGAGCACCTGGCGGGCCGGCCTGAGCACCCGCGTCAGCACCCCCGCGGAGCTCGACACCGCCCTGACGCAGGCCCGTTACGCCCTCGCCGCGGCCCGCACCACGACCCGCCCCGCTCCCCGGGTCGCCGGACTCCGTGACCTCGACGGCCTCGCCCTGCTGCTCGTAGGCATCCCCGCCGCCGTACGGGAGGTCTACCGCGCGACGGTCCTCGGCGCCCTGCTGGGCGGCGGCCGGTCGGGGACCATGCTCCTGGACACCCTGGAGGTCTTCCTGGCGCACGACTGCTCCTGGACGCGCACCGCCGAAGCCCTGCACATCCACGTCAACACGGTCCACTACCGCGTCGAACGCATCGAGACCCTCACCGGCCGGGACCTGTCCCGCCTCGACGACCGGGTGGACCTCAGCGCCGCACTCCTCTGCCACTGA
- a CDS encoding TOBE domain-containing protein, whose translation MPSYSIGQAARLLGVSSETVRRWADGGRLRMDRDGSGNRVIDGVGLARFAQERGAGLHAVPEDEVSTSVRNSFVGIVTGVRIDDVAAQVEVQSGPHRLVSLVTREAVEELGLDVGVTVTARVKSTSVHVDLP comes from the coding sequence GTGCCGTCGTACAGCATTGGGCAGGCCGCGCGGCTGCTCGGAGTGAGTTCTGAGACCGTTCGCCGGTGGGCGGACGGTGGGCGGTTGCGTATGGACCGCGACGGTTCGGGCAACCGGGTGATCGACGGGGTCGGGCTCGCGCGGTTCGCGCAGGAGCGGGGGGCCGGGCTGCACGCCGTTCCCGAGGACGAGGTGTCGACCTCCGTGCGGAACTCCTTCGTGGGGATCGTCACCGGGGTGCGGATCGACGACGTGGCCGCGCAGGTGGAGGTGCAGTCCGGGCCGCACCGGCTGGTGTCCCTGGTGACCCGGGAGGCCGTCGAGGAACTGGGGCTCGATGTCGGGGTCACGGTGACGGCACGGGTGAAGTCGACCAGCGTGCACGTCGACCTGCCGTGA
- a CDS encoding DUF6357 family protein: MRDIVFTRRSGWIPNVIREDGELRLMLGAGADANHDPRTFTFSIAEAHLAVIQEDLTRHLLLWSAILPLCDDAGTRGRLDENAAVALLDPVLLSPPADVDALFRRVRWDRSRLIAHGADIDLLERGQVCAAMRAATETPNERRAQEYHANRRRAERGTVLGPLDAALLRYTGQYLHGSTVPRRTPDAVDPALLPEVMRVIAVAEQACAGMRIGLDPRRGHRATDKRAWERMETTVGAAVRRAHPELVDDAVRTVGFLMCSEAAARSRSTPADDDEEAADDRAGPGERGRKTALSFTDDKGVEKKWRRDGSRTASAEFWDFVADRSAGDNEVFTIEDEEMGEGIQLHFYADSLARVTTVREGDGRSDPEYQVEYCLVDGLDGYRNLVSAFVRGGCAALGQHGPWMSDVTEFERARRRRRDAR; this comes from the coding sequence ATGAGGGACATCGTCTTCACGCGCAGAAGCGGCTGGATCCCGAACGTGATCCGCGAGGACGGCGAGCTGAGACTGATGCTCGGCGCCGGGGCCGACGCCAACCATGACCCCCGCACGTTCACCTTCTCGATCGCCGAAGCCCATCTCGCGGTGATCCAGGAGGACCTGACCAGGCATCTGCTGCTGTGGAGCGCGATCCTTCCGCTGTGCGACGACGCCGGAACCCGGGGCCGGCTCGACGAGAACGCGGCTGTCGCCCTCCTGGACCCGGTCCTCCTCTCCCCGCCCGCGGACGTCGACGCGCTCTTCCGGCGCGTCCGGTGGGACAGGAGCCGGCTCATCGCCCATGGGGCGGACATCGATCTGCTGGAGCGCGGTCAGGTCTGCGCGGCGATGCGCGCGGCCACGGAGACGCCGAACGAGAGACGTGCTCAGGAGTACCACGCGAACCGCCGCCGAGCCGAGCGCGGTACGGTCCTCGGCCCGCTCGACGCCGCGCTTCTGAGGTACACGGGCCAGTACCTGCACGGCTCGACCGTTCCGAGGCGGACGCCCGATGCCGTCGACCCCGCGCTGCTGCCCGAGGTCATGCGGGTGATCGCCGTCGCGGAGCAGGCCTGCGCGGGAATGCGGATCGGCCTCGACCCACGACGGGGACACCGCGCCACGGACAAGCGCGCCTGGGAGCGGATGGAGACGACGGTCGGCGCGGCCGTGCGCCGGGCACACCCCGAACTCGTCGACGACGCGGTGCGCACGGTCGGCTTCCTGATGTGCTCGGAGGCCGCGGCCCGCTCCAGGAGCACACCGGCGGACGACGACGAGGAGGCGGCGGACGACCGCGCCGGCCCCGGCGAGCGCGGGAGGAAGACGGCCCTGTCGTTCACCGACGACAAGGGCGTCGAGAAGAAGTGGCGGCGGGACGGTTCTCGTACGGCCAGCGCGGAGTTCTGGGACTTCGTCGCCGATCGCTCCGCCGGGGACAACGAGGTGTTCACCATCGAGGACGAGGAGATGGGCGAGGGGATCCAGCTCCACTTCTACGCGGACTCCCTCGCCAGGGTCACGACGGTGCGGGAGGGGGACGGCAGGTCGGATCCGGAATACCAGGTCGAGTACTGCCTGGTCGACGGGCTGGACGGGTACCGGAACCTGGTGAGCGCCTTCGTCCGAGGCGGTTGCGCCGCGCTCGGACAGCACGGTCCCTGGATGTCGGACGTCACCGAGTTCGAGCGCGCACGTCGCCGCCGCCGCGACGCCCGCTAG
- a CDS encoding magnesium and cobalt transport protein CorA, translating to MSDRRPRQAWRRPQAEPPTSAAPEAPEERRSVVQASLYRDGRRVSSPATLAETFRQLREHPDGMAWIGLHRPTEEELHSLAAEFDLHELAVEDAMEAHQRPKLERYGETLFVVLRAARYLDAQEEVEFGELHIFLGPDFLITVRHGAAPDLSTVRRRMEKDPELLALGPEAVLYAILDAVVDGYAPVVAGVQNDIDEIETEVFGGDPAVSRRIYELSREMVEFQRATRPLVGMLHGLMAGFAKYGTDEELQRYLRDVADHVTHTSERVDGFRQALTDILTVNATLVTQQQNAEMRALAEAGFEQNEEIKKISSWAAILFAPTLVGTIYGMNFDTMPELHWAGGYPFAVVLMAVVCTSLYVVFKKKDWL from the coding sequence ATGTCCGACCGTCGCCCACGCCAGGCCTGGCGCCGCCCCCAGGCGGAGCCGCCCACGAGCGCCGCCCCGGAGGCGCCGGAGGAGCGGCGGAGCGTGGTGCAGGCGAGCCTGTACCGGGACGGCCGTCGCGTCTCGTCCCCGGCGACGCTCGCGGAGACCTTCCGGCAGTTGCGCGAACACCCGGACGGCATGGCGTGGATCGGCCTCCATCGCCCGACCGAAGAGGAACTCCACTCCCTGGCGGCCGAGTTCGATCTGCACGAACTGGCCGTCGAGGACGCGATGGAGGCGCATCAGCGCCCCAAGCTGGAGAGGTACGGCGAGACGCTCTTCGTGGTCCTCCGGGCGGCCCGCTACCTGGACGCGCAGGAGGAGGTCGAGTTCGGCGAGCTCCACATCTTCCTGGGCCCGGACTTCCTGATCACGGTCCGCCACGGCGCCGCACCGGACCTCTCCACGGTCCGCCGCCGCATGGAGAAGGACCCGGAGCTGCTCGCCCTTGGCCCGGAGGCGGTCCTGTACGCCATCCTCGACGCGGTGGTCGACGGCTACGCACCGGTGGTGGCGGGCGTCCAGAACGACATCGACGAGATCGAGACGGAGGTCTTCGGCGGCGACCCGGCGGTCTCCCGCCGCATCTACGAACTCTCCCGGGAGATGGTCGAGTTCCAGCGCGCCACCCGCCCCCTGGTCGGCATGCTGCACGGCCTGATGGCCGGCTTCGCCAAGTACGGCACGGACGAGGAACTCCAGCGCTACCTCCGTGACGTGGCGGACCACGTCACCCACACCAGCGAGCGCGTCGACGGCTTCCGCCAGGCACTCACGGACATCCTCACGGTCAACGCGACCCTGGTCACCCAGCAACAGAACGCGGAGATGCGGGCGTTGGCGGAGGCGGGCTTCGAACAGAACGAGGAGATCAAGAAGATCTCCTCGTGGGCCGCCATCCTGTTCGCACCGACGCTGGTGGGAACGATCTACGGCATGAACTTCGACACCATGCCGGAGCTGCACTGGGCGGGCGGGTATCCGTTCGCGGTGGTGCTGATGGCGGTGGTGTGCACGAGTCTGTACGTGGTGTTCAAGAAGAAGGACTGGTTGTAG
- a CDS encoding winged helix DNA-binding domain-containing protein, translating to MALKTTHPVLGARALNRATLDRQLLLRPAPLGVTEAVEHLLGLQAQNTKPPYYALAARLDGFRPERLSALMESRDVARIVTMRSTVHTHTARDAVALRGLAQGGAIDRELALFVSRGGLDGVDLERLADLARTLVEERPRTPKELREELLPEWPDADPQSLSVAARCLLPLVQVTPRGLWGRGGQVALTTTGQWFDDPADGAADLDETVLRYLGAFGPASVKDMQTWCGLTRLGPACERLRPRLLVFQDERGTELFDLPDAPRPDEDTPAPPRFLPEFDNLLLSHADRGRVVPREHKGRTWTGNQAHRVFLLDGFLAGLWHLDEGKDRTTLRVEPFAHVTRAQRAALTAEAERTLRLMTPSDIPYEIVHAE from the coding sequence ATGGCCCTCAAGACGACACACCCCGTGCTCGGTGCCCGCGCCCTGAACCGTGCCACCCTCGACCGCCAGCTGCTCCTCCGCCCCGCCCCCCTGGGGGTCACGGAGGCCGTCGAGCACCTTCTCGGCCTGCAGGCGCAGAACACCAAGCCCCCGTACTACGCCCTCGCCGCCCGCCTCGACGGATTCCGCCCCGAACGGCTGTCCGCGCTCATGGAGTCCCGCGACGTCGCCCGTATCGTCACCATGCGCTCCACGGTGCACACCCACACCGCCCGCGACGCGGTCGCCCTGCGCGGGCTCGCACAGGGCGGTGCCATCGACCGGGAGCTCGCCCTCTTCGTCTCCCGCGGGGGCCTCGACGGCGTCGACCTCGAGCGGCTCGCCGACCTCGCCCGCACGCTCGTCGAGGAGCGGCCCCGCACCCCCAAGGAGCTGCGCGAGGAGCTCCTCCCCGAGTGGCCCGACGCGGACCCGCAGTCGCTCTCCGTCGCCGCCCGCTGCCTCCTCCCCCTGGTCCAGGTCACCCCGCGCGGCCTCTGGGGGCGCGGCGGCCAGGTCGCGCTCACCACGACCGGCCAGTGGTTCGACGATCCCGCCGACGGCGCCGCCGACCTCGACGAGACCGTGCTCCGCTACCTCGGCGCATTCGGACCCGCCTCCGTGAAGGACATGCAGACCTGGTGCGGCCTCACCAGGCTCGGCCCCGCCTGCGAGCGGCTGCGGCCCCGGCTCCTCGTCTTCCAGGACGAGCGCGGCACCGAACTCTTCGACCTGCCCGACGCGCCCCGCCCCGACGAGGACACCCCGGCCCCGCCTCGCTTCCTCCCCGAGTTCGACAACCTGCTGCTGTCGCACGCCGACCGCGGCCGTGTCGTGCCCCGCGAGCACAAGGGCCGCACCTGGACCGGCAACCAGGCCCACCGCGTGTTCCTGCTCGACGGCTTCCTCGCCGGGCTCTGGCACCTCGACGAGGGCAAGGACCGCACCACCCTCAGGGTGGAGCCCTTCGCGCACGTGACGCGCGCCCAGCGCGCTGCGCTCACCGCCGAGGCCGAGCGGACCCTCCGGCTCATGACGCCGTCGGACATCCCGTACGAGATCGTCCATGCGGAGTGA
- a CDS encoding SUKH-3 domain-containing protein → MRSDGGDGRGAGRRSVAAALGAAGWYPGRDIGARVPGLLAFVVDRFAEEGHPVEPFRAAEDFVREFGGLRLEIPGTPPDAVGFTPHWIYEESGEDVAELARSLGRRLFPVGYETFDGAMVLIDDTGRFFLLHHTGPSFLGLTSHEAVGCLLYGPQREARDFFT, encoded by the coding sequence ATGCGGAGTGACGGCGGAGACGGCCGAGGGGCAGGAAGGCGATCCGTCGCCGCCGCCCTCGGTGCGGCCGGCTGGTACCCGGGGCGCGACATCGGCGCGCGGGTCCCCGGGCTTCTGGCGTTCGTCGTCGACCGGTTCGCGGAGGAAGGCCATCCGGTCGAACCCTTCCGCGCCGCCGAGGACTTCGTCCGGGAGTTCGGCGGTCTGCGCCTGGAGATTCCGGGAACGCCGCCGGACGCCGTCGGATTCACCCCGCACTGGATCTACGAGGAGAGCGGCGAGGACGTCGCCGAACTCGCCCGGAGCCTCGGCAGGAGGCTGTTCCCCGTCGGATACGAGACGTTCGACGGGGCGATGGTGCTCATCGACGACACCGGACGCTTCTTCCTCCTGCACCACACCGGCCCCTCCTTCCTGGGCCTGACCTCGCACGAGGCCGTCGGATGCCTGCTGTACGGGCCCCAGCGGGAGGCGCGGGACTTCTTCACCTGA
- a CDS encoding helix-turn-helix transcriptional regulator, with protein sequence MPERMETAELRAALLRLRRGSGLPVVFGGLLQEGRAMRIGETCGAVTPALHGLTISTGSGLGGKCLALSRPCAVTDYPSARHITHEYDGPVAAEGLRSVIAVPVVVRRKVRGVLYGALRDALPIGERVFDAAVAAARDVEQALAVRDEVGRLGTPAASGPSWEEVRQAYGELRELAPKVPDPELRERLLAVCGRLETASGTPRDLPGVTLTPRETDVLAAVASGATNATAATRLGLRPETVKGYLRSAMRKLGAHTRLEAVVAARRAGALP encoded by the coding sequence GTGCCCGAGCGGATGGAAACGGCCGAGCTGCGCGCGGCGCTGCTGCGGCTGCGCCGGGGCAGCGGACTGCCCGTGGTCTTCGGCGGGCTGCTCCAGGAGGGGCGGGCGATGCGGATCGGCGAGACCTGCGGGGCGGTGACGCCCGCACTGCACGGCCTGACGATCTCGACCGGCTCGGGTCTCGGCGGCAAGTGCCTGGCCCTCTCACGGCCGTGCGCGGTCACGGACTACCCCTCGGCCCGGCACATCACCCATGAGTACGACGGCCCGGTCGCCGCGGAGGGGCTGCGCTCGGTGATCGCTGTGCCCGTCGTCGTACGCCGCAAGGTGCGCGGTGTCCTGTACGGGGCGCTGCGCGACGCCCTGCCGATCGGCGAGCGGGTCTTCGACGCGGCGGTCGCGGCGGCCCGTGACGTGGAGCAGGCGCTGGCCGTACGGGACGAGGTCGGCCGCCTCGGCACTCCGGCGGCCTCGGGGCCGTCCTGGGAGGAGGTCCGGCAGGCCTACGGGGAGCTGCGCGAACTGGCCCCGAAGGTCCCGGACCCGGAACTGCGGGAACGCCTGCTCGCGGTCTGCGGCCGCCTGGAGACGGCCTCGGGGACACCGCGGGACCTCCCGGGAGTGACGCTGACCCCCCGGGAGACGGACGTCCTGGCGGCGGTGGCCTCGGGCGCGACGAACGCGACGGCGGCGACCCGCCTGGGCCTGCGCCCGGAGACGGTGAAGGGCTACCTGCGCTCGGCGATGCGCAAACTGGGCGCGCACACTCGCCTGGAGGCGGTGGTGGCGGCCCGGCGGGCGGGGGCGCTGCCGTAG